A single genomic interval of Dysidea avara chromosome 8, odDysAvar1.4, whole genome shotgun sequence harbors:
- the LOC136263227 gene encoding serine/arginine repetitive matrix protein 2-like, which yields MDAVVFSESATPRRRSVRLQANSIQDSVSNSQKRKTATSASRTPKRHKSDEATVTPLRKKGSTTPSSSRQAPRSQTRSSGMKGGSKTENHRPGSYGIAQLSDGDLLLSNEKASLMMMTVLFK from the exons ATGGACGCAGTGGTGTTTTCAGAATCAGCCACTCCGAGAAGGCGGTCAGTTCGCTTACAG GCCAACTCGATACAGGATAGTGTTAGTAATTCTCAGAAGCGGAAAACTGCCACCAGTGCAAGTAGAACGCCTAAGAGACACAAAAGTGATGAAGCAACTGTCACTCCTTTAAGGAAGAAGGGCAGTACCACACCTAGCAGCTCCAGGCAAGCCCCTAGATCGCAGACTAGGTCTAGTGGTATGAAGGGAGGAAGCAAAACCGAGAACCACCGTCCTGGAAGTTATGGTATAGCACAACTGTCAGATGGTGATTTG CTCCTCTCCAATGAAAAAGCTTCCCTCATGATGATGACAGTGCTCTTCAAATGA